The following are from one region of the Mycetohabitans rhizoxinica HKI 454 genome:
- a CDS encoding DUF484 family protein, giving the protein MNDREVADYLLANPQFFDRHAELLATVRLSNPHGKAAVSLQERQIGLLRDKYKQLERRLAELLRHGHENDSLSAKCQRWTLRVIAEHDPHALPATITSGLREIFDVPQAALRVWDVATAYAQAQFARSVGEEIRIFASSLVTPYCGANAGFEAAQWLSDAPAPQGGAEAGLSLAVTTPDRASGAAHAPCADAQPGSAAGNDTGASQQTASIALIPLRDAQQADAENVFGLLVLGSPDPRRFHDGMATDFLSQIGALASAALSRLRAH; this is encoded by the coding sequence ATGAATGATCGCGAAGTCGCCGATTACCTACTGGCCAACCCGCAGTTCTTCGACCGCCACGCCGAGCTACTTGCTACAGTCCGGCTGTCCAATCCGCACGGCAAAGCGGCGGTATCACTGCAGGAGCGACAAATAGGGTTACTGCGTGACAAGTACAAGCAACTCGAGCGCAGGCTGGCGGAACTGCTGCGCCATGGTCACGAGAACGACAGCCTGAGCGCGAAGTGCCAGCGCTGGACACTACGCGTGATCGCCGAACACGATCCGCATGCGCTACCCGCCACGATCACCTCGGGCCTGCGCGAGATCTTCGACGTACCGCAGGCGGCGCTGCGCGTCTGGGATGTCGCGACTGCCTATGCGCAAGCGCAGTTTGCCCGCAGCGTTGGCGAGGAAATCCGCATTTTTGCCAGCAGTCTCGTCACGCCTTACTGCGGCGCGAACGCCGGATTCGAAGCCGCGCAGTGGCTCAGCGACGCCCCCGCCCCGCAAGGGGGAGCAGAGGCGGGCCTGTCGCTCGCCGTCACGACGCCGGACAGGGCGAGCGGTGCCGCGCACGCGCCGTGTGCCGATGCGCAGCCGGGCAGCGCGGCGGGGAACGACACCGGAGCATCACAGCAGACCGCGTCGATCGCGCTGATCCCGCTGCGCGACGCGCAGCAGGCCGATGCGGAAAACGTATTCGGCTTGCTGGTGCTTGGCTCTCCAGACCCGCGCCGCTTCCACGACGGCATGGCCACCGACTTCCTATCGCAGATCGGCGCGCTCGCCAGCGCCGCGCTGAGCCGGTTGCGCGCGCACTAG
- the xerC gene encoding tyrosine recombinase XerC — protein sequence MSPSPDPIARYLDSLAHERRLSAHTLRGYAHELDMLRQLAGTRELTQLTPVDVRGAVSRAHSGGLSPRSIAHRLSVWRSFYRWLALHQPLTMNPVAGVRAPKRAKTLPKALSVDDAVTLMEASCIETPDALRDRAMLELFYSCGLRLAELIGLDIAFVNTAQYRSVGWIDLGTADVTVLGKGGKRRTVPIGSKALDALHRWLAVRDQLLKHDPHPLFLSARGMRMSAGVVRERVRRAALAAGVPSHVHPHVLRHSFATHLLQSSGDLRAVQELLGHASVAATQVYTSLDFQHLARIYDQAHPRAKKRDPGRQ from the coding sequence ATGTCGCCCTCCCCCGATCCGATCGCGCGCTACCTAGACAGCCTCGCCCACGAGCGCCGACTCTCGGCGCACACGCTGCGCGGCTACGCGCACGAGTTGGACATGCTGCGTCAGTTGGCCGGCACCCGCGAGCTGACGCAACTGACGCCCGTCGACGTGCGAGGTGCAGTGTCACGGGCTCATTCGGGCGGACTCTCACCTCGCTCGATCGCGCATCGTCTGTCGGTGTGGCGCAGTTTCTATCGCTGGCTCGCGCTGCATCAACCTCTGACCATGAATCCGGTCGCGGGCGTGCGCGCGCCGAAGCGGGCGAAAACGCTGCCCAAGGCGCTGTCGGTTGACGACGCTGTCACGCTGATGGAAGCGTCTTGCATCGAGACACCTGACGCGTTGCGCGACCGGGCGATGCTCGAGCTGTTTTACTCGTGCGGGCTGCGCTTGGCCGAGTTGATCGGCTTGGACATCGCCTTTGTCAACACCGCGCAATATCGCTCGGTGGGCTGGATCGACCTGGGCACGGCGGACGTCACCGTGCTCGGCAAAGGGGGTAAGCGGCGCACGGTGCCGATCGGCAGCAAGGCGCTCGACGCGCTGCATCGCTGGCTTGCCGTGCGTGATCAACTGCTCAAGCACGATCCGCATCCGCTGTTCTTGTCAGCGCGCGGCATGCGCATGTCCGCCGGCGTCGTGCGCGAGCGGGTCAGGCGGGCCGCGCTCGCAGCGGGCGTTCCATCCCACGTGCATCCGCACGTGCTGCGGCATTCGTTCGCAACGCACCTGCTGCAATCGAGCGGCGACTTGCGCGCGGTCCAGGAATTGCTCGGCCACGCGAGCGTCGCTGCCACGCAGGTCTATACCTCGCTGGACTTCCAGCATCTTGCGCGCATCTACGACCAGGCCCATCCGCGCGCGAAAAAGCGCGATCCAGGACGGCAATAG
- a CDS encoding class I SAM-dependent rRNA methyltransferase yields the protein MNTVTLKPGKEKLLLRRHPWIYANAIERVDGRPASGATVVVRAADGRFLARAAYSPHSAIRLRMWSFDETEPIDHAFFKRRIQNALAYRRAFVSGTGAVRLVFGEADGLPGLIVDHYSGWTGDGSTPHEQLVCQFMAAGVDAWKPAIVQALLGVTGCANVYERSDVSIREKEGLEQTTGVLAGQAPPQALMVEENGVRYRVDVQHGHKTGFYIDQRDNRWLVQQHAAGRDVLNCFCYTGGFSLAALRGGASRVVSIDSSGEALQVARANLAVNDFDPARAQWHDADAFKTLRQLYDAGERFDLIVLDPPKFAPSREHVARAARAYKDINLSGFKLLRPGGLLATYSCSGAIDMDLFQKIVAGAAADAGVDARILRRLSAGVDHPMLTSFPEGEYLKGLWLQKT from the coding sequence ATGAACACTGTCACGCTGAAACCAGGCAAGGAAAAACTGCTGCTACGCCGCCACCCGTGGATCTATGCGAACGCGATCGAGCGCGTTGACGGTCGGCCCGCATCCGGCGCGACGGTCGTGGTACGTGCGGCCGACGGGCGGTTTCTCGCGCGTGCCGCCTACAGCCCGCACTCGGCGATTCGCCTGCGGATGTGGAGCTTTGACGAAACCGAGCCGATCGACCACGCGTTCTTCAAGCGGCGCATCCAGAACGCGCTCGCGTATCGTCGCGCATTCGTGTCCGGTACCGGCGCGGTACGGCTCGTATTCGGCGAGGCCGACGGCCTGCCCGGACTGATCGTCGATCATTACAGCGGATGGACCGGCGACGGCAGCACCCCGCACGAGCAACTCGTCTGTCAGTTCATGGCGGCCGGCGTCGACGCATGGAAGCCGGCGATCGTGCAAGCCCTGCTCGGCGTGACCGGCTGCGCCAATGTCTACGAACGCTCGGATGTGTCGATCCGCGAGAAAGAGGGGCTTGAGCAAACCACGGGCGTGCTCGCCGGCCAAGCACCGCCGCAGGCCCTGATGGTCGAGGAAAATGGCGTACGGTATCGGGTCGACGTGCAGCACGGCCACAAGACCGGCTTCTACATCGACCAGCGGGACAATCGGTGGCTTGTGCAACAACACGCGGCTGGGCGCGACGTACTGAATTGCTTCTGCTATACCGGCGGCTTTTCGCTGGCCGCGCTGCGGGGCGGCGCCTCGCGGGTCGTGTCGATTGATTCATCTGGCGAAGCGCTGCAGGTCGCGCGCGCGAACTTGGCCGTCAACGACTTCGATCCGGCGCGGGCCCAGTGGCACGACGCCGACGCATTCAAGACGCTGCGGCAGTTGTACGATGCGGGCGAGCGCTTCGACCTGATCGTGCTCGATCCGCCGAAATTCGCCCCGTCGCGCGAGCATGTCGCCCGGGCAGCACGCGCGTACAAGGATATCAACCTCAGCGGTTTCAAGCTGCTGCGCCCGGGCGGGCTGCTCGCGACCTACTCGTGCTCGGGCGCGATCGACATGGACCTGTTTCAAAAGATTGTCGCGGGCGCCGCGGCCGACGCCGGCGTCGATGCGCGGATCCTGCGCCGCCTGTCGGCCGGCGTCGATCATCCGATGCTGACCAGCTTCCCGGAAGGTGAATATTTGAAGGGACTGTGGTTGCAAAAAACCTAG
- a CDS encoding CobW family GTP-binding protein: protein MNMIPVTILTGFLGSGKTTLLKRILNEPHGMKIAVIENEFGEENIDNDILVQESAEQIVQMSNGCICCTIRGDLSRALSDLSEQKREGKLKFDRVVIETTGLANPGPVAQTFFIDESIADEFLLDAVITLVDAKHANQQLDEHEVVQRQVGFADRLFITKADLVDEATLADLRHRLLQMNPKAPIQVVNFGNADIKEIFDLRGFNLNAKLEIDPGFLAEDGHDHAHHHEHGHDHAHCDHDHDHCTHGHHHAHHDDKIKSFVYRSERAFDPQKLEDFLGGILQIYGERLLRYKGVLFMKGIDRKVVFQGVHQMMGSDLAARWLPAEKKISKMVFIGVDLPRDLITDGLDACLA, encoded by the coding sequence ATGAACATGATTCCCGTCACCATCCTGACCGGCTTTCTCGGCAGCGGTAAGACCACGCTGCTCAAGCGTATCCTGAACGAGCCGCATGGCATGAAAATCGCCGTGATCGAAAACGAATTCGGCGAAGAGAACATCGACAACGACATCCTCGTGCAGGAGTCGGCGGAACAAATCGTGCAAATGAGCAACGGCTGCATCTGCTGCACGATCCGCGGCGACCTGTCCCGCGCGTTGTCGGACCTATCCGAGCAAAAGCGCGAAGGTAAGCTCAAGTTCGACCGGGTCGTGATTGAGACCACGGGCTTGGCCAATCCGGGGCCGGTCGCGCAGACGTTCTTCATCGATGAGTCGATCGCCGACGAATTCCTGCTCGACGCGGTGATCACGCTGGTGGACGCGAAGCACGCCAACCAGCAGCTTGACGAGCACGAGGTCGTGCAACGGCAAGTGGGCTTTGCCGACCGCTTGTTCATCACGAAGGCCGATCTGGTGGACGAGGCCACGCTCGCCGATCTGCGCCATCGACTGCTGCAGATGAATCCGAAGGCGCCGATTCAGGTGGTCAATTTCGGCAACGCCGATATCAAAGAGATTTTTGACCTGCGTGGATTCAACCTAAACGCGAAGCTTGAAATTGATCCGGGCTTTCTCGCCGAGGACGGGCACGACCACGCGCACCACCACGAGCACGGGCATGATCACGCACATTGTGACCATGATCATGACCATTGCACGCACGGTCACCACCATGCGCATCACGACGACAAGATCAAATCGTTCGTGTACCGCAGCGAACGAGCGTTCGATCCCCAAAAATTGGAGGATTTTCTCGGCGGGATCCTGCAAATCTACGGTGAGCGCTTACTCCGCTATAAAGGCGTGCTGTTCATGAAGGGAATCGACCGCAAGGTGGTATTCCAAGGCGTGCACCAGATGATGGGCAGCGACTTGGCCGCGCGCTGGCTACCAGCTGAGAAGAAGATCAGCAAGATGGTGTTTATTGGCGTGGACCTGCCCCGGGACCTGATTACCGACGGCCTGGACGCGTGCCTGGCGTGA
- the dksA gene encoding RNA polymerase-binding protein DksA: protein MTMTRLLTEAEILKMSDKDYMNEDQLAFFKHRLEQLQAEILRNAGQTTENLRETVIVPDPADRATIEEEHALELRTRDRERKLLKKVQQSLARIETGEYGWCEETGEPIGIPRLLARPTATLSLEAQERRELRQKLFGD from the coding sequence ATGACGATGACACGACTTTTGACCGAAGCCGAAATCCTGAAGATGAGCGACAAGGATTACATGAACGAGGATCAGCTCGCTTTCTTCAAGCACAGGCTCGAACAGTTGCAGGCGGAAATCCTGCGCAATGCCGGGCAGACGACGGAAAATCTCCGAGAAACCGTGATCGTGCCCGATCCGGCCGATCGCGCGACGATCGAAGAAGAGCACGCGCTTGAACTTCGCACGCGCGACCGCGAACGCAAGTTGTTGAAGAAGGTGCAACAATCGCTCGCGCGGATCGAAACCGGTGAATATGGCTGGTGCGAGGAAACGGGCGAGCCGATCGGCATTCCGCGCCTGCTCGCGCGACCGACCGCGACGCTGTCGCTCGAGGCGCAGGAGCGCCGCGAACTGCGCCAGAAGCTGTTCGGCGACTGA
- the hslV gene encoding ATP-dependent protease subunit HslV, with the protein MEQYHGTTIVSVRRGNSVALGGDGQVTLGNIVMKGGAKKVRRIYGGKVLVGFAGGTADAFSLLDRFEGKLEKHQGNLTRAAVELAKDWRTDRMLRRLEAMLIAADAETTLVITGNGDVLDPEGGLCAIGSGGAYAQAAARALADNTELSARDIVEKALAIAGDMCIYTNHSRVIETIE; encoded by the coding sequence ATGGAGCAATATCACGGCACAACCATCGTCTCGGTACGGCGAGGCAACAGCGTTGCCCTAGGCGGCGACGGTCAAGTGACGCTGGGCAACATCGTCATGAAGGGCGGCGCCAAGAAAGTGCGGCGCATCTACGGTGGCAAGGTGCTGGTGGGTTTCGCCGGCGGCACCGCGGACGCATTCTCGCTGCTGGACCGCTTCGAAGGCAAGCTGGAAAAGCACCAGGGCAACCTGACCCGCGCCGCCGTCGAACTGGCCAAGGATTGGCGCACCGACCGCATGCTGCGCCGCCTGGAAGCGATGCTGATCGCCGCGGACGCGGAAACAACGCTGGTGATTACCGGCAACGGCGACGTGCTGGATCCGGAGGGCGGCCTTTGCGCCATCGGCTCAGGCGGCGCATACGCACAGGCCGCGGCCCGCGCACTCGCGGATAACACTGAGCTGAGCGCGCGCGACATCGTCGAAAAGGCGCTCGCGATTGCCGGCGACATGTGTATCTACACGAATCACAGCCGCGTCATCGAAACCATCGAATAA
- the hslU gene encoding ATP-dependent protease ATPase subunit HslU — MTTMTPAEIVSELDKHIIGQGRAKRAVAVALRNRWRRQQVLDPLRQEITPKNILMIGPTGVGKTEIARRLAKLADAPFIKIEATKFTEVGYVGRDVDSIVRDLIDISVKQTRESEMRKVRTKAQDLAEDRILDILLPQARPVGFSPTSEESERESATRQTLRKRLREGQLDDKEIELDIEAPQVGMDIMGPPGMEEMTEQIRSMFANLGGGKKQHRKVKIKEALKLLTDEEAGKMVNEEDIKTRAVQNAEQNGIVFLDEIDKIASRQEAGGGEVSRQGVQRDLLPLVEGTTINTKYGMVKTDHILFIASGAFHLAKPSDLIPELQGRFPIRVELDSLSVGDFESILVRTDASLVKQYQALLATEDVHLEFADDGIKRLAEIAFSVNEKTENIGARRLYTVIEKLLEEISFSAGNHSGQSVKIDAAYVDSALNDVSQNEDLSRYVL, encoded by the coding sequence ATGACTACCATGACTCCCGCTGAAATCGTCTCCGAACTGGACAAGCACATCATCGGCCAGGGCCGCGCCAAACGCGCCGTCGCGGTCGCGCTGCGCAACCGCTGGCGCCGTCAGCAGGTGCTAGACCCATTACGCCAGGAAATCACCCCGAAGAACATTCTGATGATCGGACCGACTGGCGTGGGCAAGACCGAAATCGCGCGGCGCCTGGCCAAGCTCGCCGACGCGCCGTTTATCAAAATCGAGGCCACGAAGTTCACGGAAGTCGGCTACGTCGGACGCGATGTCGACAGCATCGTCCGTGATCTGATCGATATCTCAGTCAAGCAAACGCGCGAATCCGAAATGCGCAAGGTCCGCACGAAGGCGCAGGATCTAGCGGAGGACCGCATCCTGGACATCCTGCTGCCGCAGGCGCGTCCCGTCGGCTTCAGCCCAACCAGCGAGGAGAGCGAACGCGAGAGCGCGACACGCCAGACATTGCGCAAGCGGCTGCGCGAAGGTCAACTCGACGACAAGGAAATCGAGCTCGACATCGAGGCGCCACAGGTCGGCATGGACATCATGGGCCCGCCCGGCATGGAGGAAATGACGGAGCAGATCCGTTCGATGTTCGCCAATCTTGGCGGTGGCAAGAAGCAGCACCGCAAGGTCAAGATCAAGGAGGCCCTGAAGCTGTTGACCGATGAGGAAGCCGGCAAGATGGTCAACGAAGAGGACATCAAGACCCGCGCGGTACAGAACGCCGAACAAAATGGCATCGTCTTCCTCGACGAGATCGACAAGATTGCGTCGCGCCAGGAAGCCGGCGGCGGCGAAGTGTCACGCCAGGGCGTGCAGCGCGACCTGCTGCCGCTCGTGGAAGGCACGACGATCAACACCAAGTACGGCATGGTGAAGACCGACCACATCCTGTTCATTGCCAGCGGTGCGTTTCACCTGGCCAAGCCGAGCGATCTGATTCCCGAACTGCAAGGGCGGTTCCCCATTCGTGTCGAGCTTGATTCGCTGTCGGTTGGTGATTTCGAATCGATCCTGGTACGCACCGACGCGAGCCTGGTCAAGCAATATCAGGCACTGCTCGCGACCGAAGATGTGCACCTGGAGTTCGCTGACGACGGCATCAAGCGCCTGGCGGAAATCGCCTTTTCGGTTAACGAAAAAACTGAGAACATCGGCGCGCGGCGGCTGTACACGGTGATCGAAAAGCTGCTCGAAGAAATTTCGTTCTCGGCCGGCAACCATTCGGGCCAATCGGTCAAGATCGACGCCGCGTACGTGGACAGTGCACTGAATGACGTATCGCAAAACGAAGACCTGTCACGCTACGTGCTGTAA
- a CDS encoding response regulator transcription factor, with amino-acid sequence MSEMNFLVIDDDEVFAGILARGLTRRGYTVHQAHDRDSALKLADALPFGQITVDLNLGNDSGLHLIAPLRKLQPEARILVLTGYASIATAVQAVKDGADNYLAKPANVETILAALRVDASESQAEEALENPIPLSVARLEWEHIQRVLSDNGGNISATARALNMHRRTLQRKLAKRPVKQ; translated from the coding sequence ATGAGCGAAATGAACTTTCTGGTGATCGACGATGACGAGGTATTTGCTGGCATCCTCGCGCGCGGCCTGACCCGGCGCGGCTATACCGTTCACCAGGCGCACGACCGCGACAGCGCGCTGAAGCTCGCCGATGCGCTGCCGTTCGGCCAGATCACGGTCGACCTGAACTTGGGCAATGATTCGGGGCTGCATTTGATCGCGCCACTGCGCAAGCTACAGCCCGAAGCGCGGATCCTCGTGCTGACCGGCTATGCGAGCATTGCGACGGCGGTGCAGGCCGTCAAGGATGGCGCGGACAATTATCTGGCCAAGCCGGCCAACGTGGAGACGATCCTGGCGGCGTTGCGCGTGGACGCAAGCGAGTCGCAGGCAGAGGAGGCGCTTGAGAATCCGATACCGCTGTCGGTGGCACGGCTCGAATGGGAGCACATCCAGCGCGTGCTGTCCGACAACGGCGGCAATATTTCGGCAACCGCGCGTGCGCTGAATATGCACCGCCGCACGCTGCAACGCAAGCTGGCGAAACGACCAGTGAAGCAATGA
- a CDS encoding ATP-binding protein: MTLYANPGRVNLGHMFWLRCLAIIGQLVTIAVVQIAYGVHLPLTAMLIVIALEVVFNILTWIRVAQAKPETHIELMGQLWVDLGALSALLFLSGGTTNPFVSLYLPSLAIAAAVLPWRLAAWLAAFAVACYWLLGFDSVPLNMDNPANLFDYYRAGMWVNFMVSVGLIAWFVSRMSSALRKGDAALGEAQERLLRDERVVALGAQAASVAHEIGTPLSTIAMVVEELREQSHTDQALVPYQADFDLLEQQLALCRSALARLRTRAALPTGQQPVGSWLDAFIEQWRLRHPHVNFSRIGTAPADVLVADTVAVGQILTILLDNAARASRESVTLEAACDDDMLVFDIRDRGPGIAPERRAKLGQAPVESTQGGHGVGLYLAFTTAARLGGSIELSALPQPATTGTRAMLRLPAIQAHLSGEAQ, encoded by the coding sequence ATGACACTGTATGCAAATCCCGGCCGGGTCAATCTCGGCCATATGTTCTGGCTCCGTTGCCTGGCCATCATTGGCCAACTGGTAACGATCGCCGTCGTGCAGATCGCCTATGGCGTGCATTTGCCGCTCACCGCGATGCTCATCGTCATCGCGTTGGAAGTGGTCTTCAACATCTTGACGTGGATCCGCGTGGCTCAGGCCAAGCCGGAAACGCACATCGAGTTGATGGGGCAACTGTGGGTTGACCTCGGTGCGCTGTCCGCGCTGCTGTTCCTATCGGGTGGCACCACCAACCCGTTCGTGTCGCTGTACCTGCCCTCGCTGGCGATTGCGGCGGCGGTGTTGCCGTGGCGTCTGGCCGCCTGGCTCGCGGCGTTCGCGGTCGCCTGCTATTGGCTGCTCGGCTTCGACTCAGTGCCGTTGAACATGGATAACCCAGCCAACCTGTTCGATTACTACCGGGCCGGCATGTGGGTGAACTTTATGGTCAGTGTCGGACTGATCGCGTGGTTTGTCTCGCGCATGTCGTCCGCGCTGCGCAAGGGGGATGCGGCGTTGGGCGAAGCGCAGGAGCGGCTGTTGCGCGACGAGCGGGTGGTGGCGTTGGGCGCGCAAGCCGCCAGCGTCGCGCACGAGATCGGCACGCCACTGTCGACCATCGCGATGGTGGTCGAGGAGTTGCGCGAGCAGTCCCACACCGACCAGGCGCTTGTGCCCTACCAGGCCGATTTCGACCTGCTCGAGCAACAACTGGCGTTGTGCCGCTCGGCGCTCGCCCGGCTGCGTACGCGGGCGGCGCTGCCCACTGGTCAGCAACCGGTGGGCAGTTGGCTCGACGCATTCATCGAGCAGTGGCGGCTGCGTCACCCGCATGTGAATTTCTCGCGGATCGGCACGGCGCCCGCCGACGTGTTGGTCGCCGATACCGTGGCGGTCGGGCAAATCCTGACCATCTTGCTGGACAATGCGGCTCGGGCCAGCCGCGAATCGGTGACGCTGGAGGCGGCGTGCGACGACGACATGCTGGTCTTTGACATTCGCGACCGCGGTCCCGGCATTGCGCCTGAACGGCGCGCCAAACTCGGGCAGGCACCGGTCGAAAGCACGCAAGGGGGCCACGGTGTGGGTTTATATCTCGCGTTTACGACGGCGGCGCGGCTAGGTGGCTCGATCGAGCTGAGCGCGTTGCCGCAGCCGGCCACCACGGGCACCCGCGCGATGCTGCGCCTGCCCGCGATCCAAGCGCATTTAAGTGGAGAAGCACAATGA
- the mdtD gene encoding multidrug transporter subunit MdtD, with product MKNQKALSGLLWIVGLGFFMQTLDATILNTALPAMASHLNKNPLHMQSIVLAYSLTVVMLIPASGWLADRFGTRSVFLTAIALFTIGSMGCAASRSLDELVIARIVQGLGGGVLLPAGRLAIMRTFPSSQYVQALGFVAIPGLVGAILGPTLGGWIVSIASWRWIFVMNVPIGIVILIASRIVMSNIKLSVHRFDLKGYLLFAVCVLAFSLSLNGLADDNLPNTIVVTLLGVSLAAFAAYGWHAMRTNHPIFSLILLDIRTYRVGLVGSLVARLGGDALPYLIPLLLQLGLGYPPHEAGMMMLPVAVAAMGAKRFIAPLITCYGYRRVLVGNSLLVGALIASFALVSTEQPAELRMIQLLAFGAFYSIQTTAMNALTLKDLVGHGASSGNALFSTVQMLAMSLSVTVASVLLIFFQSLFPIDTGTDSLPIFRATFICIGLVTAGSGWIFWQLASKASGRDHECSATGESIKETSTV from the coding sequence ATGAAAAATCAAAAAGCTTTATCTGGATTACTATGGATCGTGGGACTTGGCTTTTTTATGCAAACCCTTGACGCCACGATCCTGAATACCGCTTTGCCAGCGATGGCCAGCCACCTCAATAAAAATCCGTTGCACATGCAGTCGATCGTGCTCGCTTACTCGTTGACCGTGGTTATGTTGATTCCCGCCTCTGGCTGGTTAGCCGATCGTTTTGGGACACGATCCGTATTTTTGACGGCCATTGCTTTATTTACTATCGGCTCAATGGGTTGCGCGGCATCGCGATCGTTGGACGAGTTGGTGATCGCGCGCATAGTGCAAGGACTGGGCGGCGGCGTATTGCTGCCGGCGGGGCGGTTAGCCATTATGCGAACGTTCCCCTCCAGCCAGTATGTCCAAGCATTGGGCTTCGTGGCGATACCTGGACTGGTTGGAGCGATCTTGGGACCGACGCTCGGGGGCTGGATCGTATCGATTGCCTCCTGGCGCTGGATTTTTGTAATGAATGTACCGATCGGCATAGTGATTCTGATAGCAAGTCGGATTGTTATGAGCAATATAAAGCTGTCGGTGCACCGCTTCGATTTGAAGGGTTATTTATTGTTCGCTGTATGCGTATTGGCATTTTCGTTGTCGCTCAATGGGCTAGCCGATGACAACCTGCCCAACACCATCGTGGTAACGTTATTAGGTGTCAGCTTAGCAGCATTCGCCGCCTATGGATGGCATGCGATGCGCACCAACCATCCGATTTTTTCGCTGATTTTATTAGATATACGTACATATCGTGTGGGTCTAGTGGGCAGCTTGGTCGCGCGTCTCGGTGGCGATGCGCTGCCTTACCTCATCCCGTTGCTATTGCAGCTCGGCCTCGGTTATCCACCGCATGAAGCAGGAATGATGATGCTACCTGTGGCAGTGGCAGCCATGGGCGCAAAACGATTCATCGCCCCTCTCATTACTTGCTACGGCTATCGCCGCGTTCTAGTGGGCAACAGCCTGTTGGTGGGCGCATTAATCGCCAGCTTTGCTCTGGTTTCAACAGAGCAACCAGCTGAATTAAGGATGATCCAGCTGCTTGCCTTCGGTGCTTTTTATTCAATACAGACGACTGCAATGAACGCACTGACGTTAAAAGACCTGGTCGGACATGGCGCGAGCAGCGGCAATGCGCTGTTTTCGACTGTCCAAATGCTGGCCATGAGCTTGAGTGTGACTGTCGCAAGTGTTTTATTAATTTTTTTCCAGTCACTGTTTCCGATTGATACGGGCACGGATTCGCTGCCTATCTTTCGTGCCACCTTTATTTGCATCGGATTGGTTACCGCAGGCTCGGGGTGGATATTTTGGCAGCTTGCCTCTAAAGCAAGCGGCAGAGATCACGAATGTAGTGCAACAGGCGAAAGTATTAAAGAAACCTCAACAGTGTGA